One region of Cydia fagiglandana chromosome 15, ilCydFagi1.1, whole genome shotgun sequence genomic DNA includes:
- the LOC134671292 gene encoding Golgi resident protein GCP60 isoform X2, whose product MANKTESSPRVSTEKVPLETDEGIMESEERKWGIPLKDMYKQGLAFYKDKEGKALHLSYEDRLKLVAYTQQAAHGTLDLNSAPPLGVLDVIGRDRRAAWHALGNITQVQAMAGFLHTLERLCPLFKPYVEALQKDFEAKKQQEEKKQKEEKATTDLQNRIIEEKQKQQSTKLTEEQQVQKIKDALNAQTYDQFLQYAQQQFPGNFDQQAILIRQLQDQHYQQYIQQLAVDQRLANSNIKTSDSLDKDNGNNEKHEDSGDWDTSDLDNMNTSVASETEPSQIRPEDEATDILAHKEETKADEESDDDEEANMWTRGEISVFKESARAGGGRLTVGHGETVTVRVPTHQRAKCLCWEFATDNYDIGFGLYFEWSKSPTSEVTVHVSESDDEDDADDDGYGDEEYTVTEGGLDPEMGPERRALQHQRPPVSIVVPIFRRDCHTEVYAGSHTYPGEGVYLLKFDNTYSLWRSKTLYYKVYYTQ is encoded by the exons ATGGCCAATAAAACCGAAAGTAGCCCTAGAGTCAGCACAGAAAAGGTGCCCTTAGAGACTGACGAAGGAATAATGGAGAGTGAAGAGCGGAAATGGGGCATACCTTTAAAAGACATGTATAAACAAGGGCTCGCCTTTTACAAAG ataaagAAGGAAAAGCTCTACACCTAAGCTATGAAGACAGGTTAAAGCTTGTAGCATACACCCAGCAAGCGGCACATGGCACTTTGGACCTGAATTCTGCTCCACCCCTAGGAGTTCTGGATGTGATCGGGCGGGACCGGCGGGCAGCATGGCATGCACTTGGCAACATTACTCAAGTACAAGCTATGGCAGGCTTCTTACACACTCTAGAAAG ATTATGTCCTTTATTTAAACCGTATGTGGAAGCTTTACAAAAGGACTTTGAGGCTAAGAAACAACAGGA GGAAAAGAAACAGAAAGAGGAAAAAGCAACCACAGATCTCCAAAACAGAATAATAGAAGagaaacaaaaacaacaaaGTACCAAATTAACTGAAGAGCAGCAAGT TCAGAAAATCAAAGATGCTCTCAATGCCCAAACCTACGACCAGTTTTTACAATACGCACAACAGCAGTTCCCCGGTAACTTCGACCAGCAAGCCATCCTCATCAGGCAGCTGCAAGACCAGCACTACCAGCAATACATCCAACAGCTGGCAGTGGACCAGAGGCTCGCCAACTCGAATATAAAGACCTCGGACAGCTTGGACAAGGATAATGGGAACAATGAGAAACATGAGGACAGCGGTGATTGGGACACATCAGATTTGGATAATAT GAATACATCTGTAGCATCAGAAACTGAACCCTCTCAAATTCG ACCTGAGGACGAGGCAACAGATATTTTGGCGCACAAAGAAGAAACGAAAGCTGATGAAGAATCAGATGACGATG AAGAAGCGAACATGTGGACGCGGGGCGAGATTAGCGTGTTCAAAGAGTCGGCCCGCGCAGGCGGCGGGCGGCTCACGGTCGGGCACGGCGAGACCGTCACCGTGCGCGTGCCCACGCACCAGCGCGCCAAGTGCCTCTGCTGGGAGTTCGCCACCGACAACTATGATATAG GTTTCGGTTTATACTTCGAGTGGAGTAAATCGCCCACAAGCGAAGTCACCGTCCACGTCTCGGAGAGCGACGACGAAGATGACGCCGACGACGATGGTTACGGCGATGAAG AATACACGGTGACGGAAGGAGGCCTGGACCCGGAAATGGGCCCGGAGCGGCGCGCGCTGCAGCACCAAAGGCCGCCGGTCAGCATCGTCGTGCCCATATTCCGCAGGGACTGTCATACTGAG GTATACGCCGGTTCGCATACGTACCCCGGCGAAGGAGTTTATCTACTAAAATTCGACAACACATACAGCTTATGGCGATCAAAAACCCTTTACTACAAAGTATATTACACGcagtaa
- the LOC134671292 gene encoding Golgi resident protein GCP60 isoform X3 has product MANKTESSPRVSTEKVPLETDEGIMESEERKWGIPLKDMYKQGLAFYKDKEGKALHLSYEDRLKLVAYTQQAAHGTLDLNSAPPLGVLDVIGRDRRAAWHALGNITQVQAMAGFLHTLERLCPLFKPYVEALQKDFEAKKQQEEKKQKEEKATTDLQNRIIEEKQKQQSTKLTEEQQVQKIKDALNAQTYDQFLQYAQQQFPGNFDQQAILIRQLQDQHYQQYIQQLAVDQRLANSNIKTSDSLDKDNGNNEKHEDSGDWDTSDLDNIPEDEATDILAHKEETKADEESDDDDIFPPVEEANMWTRGEISVFKESARAGGGRLTVGHGETVTVRVPTHQRAKCLCWEFATDNYDIGFGLYFEWSKSPTSEVTVHVSESDDEDDADDDGYGDEEYTVTEGGLDPEMGPERRALQHQRPPVSIVVPIFRRDCHTEVYAGSHTYPGEGVYLLKFDNTYSLWRSKTLYYKVYYTQ; this is encoded by the exons ATGGCCAATAAAACCGAAAGTAGCCCTAGAGTCAGCACAGAAAAGGTGCCCTTAGAGACTGACGAAGGAATAATGGAGAGTGAAGAGCGGAAATGGGGCATACCTTTAAAAGACATGTATAAACAAGGGCTCGCCTTTTACAAAG ataaagAAGGAAAAGCTCTACACCTAAGCTATGAAGACAGGTTAAAGCTTGTAGCATACACCCAGCAAGCGGCACATGGCACTTTGGACCTGAATTCTGCTCCACCCCTAGGAGTTCTGGATGTGATCGGGCGGGACCGGCGGGCAGCATGGCATGCACTTGGCAACATTACTCAAGTACAAGCTATGGCAGGCTTCTTACACACTCTAGAAAG ATTATGTCCTTTATTTAAACCGTATGTGGAAGCTTTACAAAAGGACTTTGAGGCTAAGAAACAACAGGA GGAAAAGAAACAGAAAGAGGAAAAAGCAACCACAGATCTCCAAAACAGAATAATAGAAGagaaacaaaaacaacaaaGTACCAAATTAACTGAAGAGCAGCAAGT TCAGAAAATCAAAGATGCTCTCAATGCCCAAACCTACGACCAGTTTTTACAATACGCACAACAGCAGTTCCCCGGTAACTTCGACCAGCAAGCCATCCTCATCAGGCAGCTGCAAGACCAGCACTACCAGCAATACATCCAACAGCTGGCAGTGGACCAGAGGCTCGCCAACTCGAATATAAAGACCTCGGACAGCTTGGACAAGGATAATGGGAACAATGAGAAACATGAGGACAGCGGTGATTGGGACACATCAGATTTGGATAATAT ACCTGAGGACGAGGCAACAGATATTTTGGCGCACAAAGAAGAAACGAAAGCTGATGAAGAATCAGATGACGATG ACATATTCCCGCCCGTAGAAGAAGCGAACATGTGGACGCGGGGCGAGATTAGCGTGTTCAAAGAGTCGGCCCGCGCAGGCGGCGGGCGGCTCACGGTCGGGCACGGCGAGACCGTCACCGTGCGCGTGCCCACGCACCAGCGCGCCAAGTGCCTCTGCTGGGAGTTCGCCACCGACAACTATGATATAG GTTTCGGTTTATACTTCGAGTGGAGTAAATCGCCCACAAGCGAAGTCACCGTCCACGTCTCGGAGAGCGACGACGAAGATGACGCCGACGACGATGGTTACGGCGATGAAG AATACACGGTGACGGAAGGAGGCCTGGACCCGGAAATGGGCCCGGAGCGGCGCGCGCTGCAGCACCAAAGGCCGCCGGTCAGCATCGTCGTGCCCATATTCCGCAGGGACTGTCATACTGAG GTATACGCCGGTTCGCATACGTACCCCGGCGAAGGAGTTTATCTACTAAAATTCGACAACACATACAGCTTATGGCGATCAAAAACCCTTTACTACAAAGTATATTACACGcagtaa
- the LOC134671292 gene encoding Golgi resident protein GCP60 isoform X4, whose product MANKTESSPRVSTEKVPLETDEGIMESEERKWGIPLKDMYKQGLAFYKDKEGKALHLSYEDRLKLVAYTQQAAHGTLDLNSAPPLGVLDVIGRDRRAAWHALGNITQVQAMAGFLHTLERLCPLFKPYVEALQKDFEAKKQQEEKKQKEEKATTDLQNRIIEEKQKQQSTKLTEEQQVQKIKDALNAQTYDQFLQYAQQQFPGNFDQQAILIRQLQDQHYQQYIQQLAVDQRLANSNIKTSDSLDKDNGNNEKHEDSGDWDTSDLDNIPEDEATDILAHKEETKADEESDDDEEANMWTRGEISVFKESARAGGGRLTVGHGETVTVRVPTHQRAKCLCWEFATDNYDIGFGLYFEWSKSPTSEVTVHVSESDDEDDADDDGYGDEEYTVTEGGLDPEMGPERRALQHQRPPVSIVVPIFRRDCHTEVYAGSHTYPGEGVYLLKFDNTYSLWRSKTLYYKVYYTQ is encoded by the exons ATGGCCAATAAAACCGAAAGTAGCCCTAGAGTCAGCACAGAAAAGGTGCCCTTAGAGACTGACGAAGGAATAATGGAGAGTGAAGAGCGGAAATGGGGCATACCTTTAAAAGACATGTATAAACAAGGGCTCGCCTTTTACAAAG ataaagAAGGAAAAGCTCTACACCTAAGCTATGAAGACAGGTTAAAGCTTGTAGCATACACCCAGCAAGCGGCACATGGCACTTTGGACCTGAATTCTGCTCCACCCCTAGGAGTTCTGGATGTGATCGGGCGGGACCGGCGGGCAGCATGGCATGCACTTGGCAACATTACTCAAGTACAAGCTATGGCAGGCTTCTTACACACTCTAGAAAG ATTATGTCCTTTATTTAAACCGTATGTGGAAGCTTTACAAAAGGACTTTGAGGCTAAGAAACAACAGGA GGAAAAGAAACAGAAAGAGGAAAAAGCAACCACAGATCTCCAAAACAGAATAATAGAAGagaaacaaaaacaacaaaGTACCAAATTAACTGAAGAGCAGCAAGT TCAGAAAATCAAAGATGCTCTCAATGCCCAAACCTACGACCAGTTTTTACAATACGCACAACAGCAGTTCCCCGGTAACTTCGACCAGCAAGCCATCCTCATCAGGCAGCTGCAAGACCAGCACTACCAGCAATACATCCAACAGCTGGCAGTGGACCAGAGGCTCGCCAACTCGAATATAAAGACCTCGGACAGCTTGGACAAGGATAATGGGAACAATGAGAAACATGAGGACAGCGGTGATTGGGACACATCAGATTTGGATAATAT ACCTGAGGACGAGGCAACAGATATTTTGGCGCACAAAGAAGAAACGAAAGCTGATGAAGAATCAGATGACGATG AAGAAGCGAACATGTGGACGCGGGGCGAGATTAGCGTGTTCAAAGAGTCGGCCCGCGCAGGCGGCGGGCGGCTCACGGTCGGGCACGGCGAGACCGTCACCGTGCGCGTGCCCACGCACCAGCGCGCCAAGTGCCTCTGCTGGGAGTTCGCCACCGACAACTATGATATAG GTTTCGGTTTATACTTCGAGTGGAGTAAATCGCCCACAAGCGAAGTCACCGTCCACGTCTCGGAGAGCGACGACGAAGATGACGCCGACGACGATGGTTACGGCGATGAAG AATACACGGTGACGGAAGGAGGCCTGGACCCGGAAATGGGCCCGGAGCGGCGCGCGCTGCAGCACCAAAGGCCGCCGGTCAGCATCGTCGTGCCCATATTCCGCAGGGACTGTCATACTGAG GTATACGCCGGTTCGCATACGTACCCCGGCGAAGGAGTTTATCTACTAAAATTCGACAACACATACAGCTTATGGCGATCAAAAACCCTTTACTACAAAGTATATTACACGcagtaa
- the LOC134671292 gene encoding Golgi resident protein GCP60 isoform X1 — MANKTESSPRVSTEKVPLETDEGIMESEERKWGIPLKDMYKQGLAFYKDKEGKALHLSYEDRLKLVAYTQQAAHGTLDLNSAPPLGVLDVIGRDRRAAWHALGNITQVQAMAGFLHTLERLCPLFKPYVEALQKDFEAKKQQEEKKQKEEKATTDLQNRIIEEKQKQQSTKLTEEQQVQKIKDALNAQTYDQFLQYAQQQFPGNFDQQAILIRQLQDQHYQQYIQQLAVDQRLANSNIKTSDSLDKDNGNNEKHEDSGDWDTSDLDNMNTSVASETEPSQIRPEDEATDILAHKEETKADEESDDDDIFPPVEEANMWTRGEISVFKESARAGGGRLTVGHGETVTVRVPTHQRAKCLCWEFATDNYDIGFGLYFEWSKSPTSEVTVHVSESDDEDDADDDGYGDEEYTVTEGGLDPEMGPERRALQHQRPPVSIVVPIFRRDCHTEVYAGSHTYPGEGVYLLKFDNTYSLWRSKTLYYKVYYTQ; from the exons ATGGCCAATAAAACCGAAAGTAGCCCTAGAGTCAGCACAGAAAAGGTGCCCTTAGAGACTGACGAAGGAATAATGGAGAGTGAAGAGCGGAAATGGGGCATACCTTTAAAAGACATGTATAAACAAGGGCTCGCCTTTTACAAAG ataaagAAGGAAAAGCTCTACACCTAAGCTATGAAGACAGGTTAAAGCTTGTAGCATACACCCAGCAAGCGGCACATGGCACTTTGGACCTGAATTCTGCTCCACCCCTAGGAGTTCTGGATGTGATCGGGCGGGACCGGCGGGCAGCATGGCATGCACTTGGCAACATTACTCAAGTACAAGCTATGGCAGGCTTCTTACACACTCTAGAAAG ATTATGTCCTTTATTTAAACCGTATGTGGAAGCTTTACAAAAGGACTTTGAGGCTAAGAAACAACAGGA GGAAAAGAAACAGAAAGAGGAAAAAGCAACCACAGATCTCCAAAACAGAATAATAGAAGagaaacaaaaacaacaaaGTACCAAATTAACTGAAGAGCAGCAAGT TCAGAAAATCAAAGATGCTCTCAATGCCCAAACCTACGACCAGTTTTTACAATACGCACAACAGCAGTTCCCCGGTAACTTCGACCAGCAAGCCATCCTCATCAGGCAGCTGCAAGACCAGCACTACCAGCAATACATCCAACAGCTGGCAGTGGACCAGAGGCTCGCCAACTCGAATATAAAGACCTCGGACAGCTTGGACAAGGATAATGGGAACAATGAGAAACATGAGGACAGCGGTGATTGGGACACATCAGATTTGGATAATAT GAATACATCTGTAGCATCAGAAACTGAACCCTCTCAAATTCG ACCTGAGGACGAGGCAACAGATATTTTGGCGCACAAAGAAGAAACGAAAGCTGATGAAGAATCAGATGACGATG ACATATTCCCGCCCGTAGAAGAAGCGAACATGTGGACGCGGGGCGAGATTAGCGTGTTCAAAGAGTCGGCCCGCGCAGGCGGCGGGCGGCTCACGGTCGGGCACGGCGAGACCGTCACCGTGCGCGTGCCCACGCACCAGCGCGCCAAGTGCCTCTGCTGGGAGTTCGCCACCGACAACTATGATATAG GTTTCGGTTTATACTTCGAGTGGAGTAAATCGCCCACAAGCGAAGTCACCGTCCACGTCTCGGAGAGCGACGACGAAGATGACGCCGACGACGATGGTTACGGCGATGAAG AATACACGGTGACGGAAGGAGGCCTGGACCCGGAAATGGGCCCGGAGCGGCGCGCGCTGCAGCACCAAAGGCCGCCGGTCAGCATCGTCGTGCCCATATTCCGCAGGGACTGTCATACTGAG GTATACGCCGGTTCGCATACGTACCCCGGCGAAGGAGTTTATCTACTAAAATTCGACAACACATACAGCTTATGGCGATCAAAAACCCTTTACTACAAAGTATATTACACGcagtaa